The Pirellulales bacterium genomic interval CTAACTGCTAGCGATGACATGACATCCGTGCTTTGCTTGACTCGCTGTGAATATGAAAGCGACCGGAGGCCAAGGGGGCCCCGGATGAACGGAGTCTAACGCTTTCAGATTGGAAGGAGAGTTATGGAGATGATGACTAAAGAGCAGGAAGTTCTTCGGGTCGCTGACGAGATGTTTCAACAGAGCCCGGACTGGGTAACATTCTTTCGCGAGATCCTGGGCCTGGAAGGGGTTTGCCGCCGGGCGTTCCCCGCACCCGAATTAATGAGCCGTTTCGAACAAGCCCCGGAGTATGCCGAAATCCAACAGCGGCTGGCGAAGCTGCGGGCCCGCGGCGACTTCTTTGCCAATTCGCGCGAGCCGACGCGAGTGATCACCGTGCGCCTCCCCAAGAGCCTGCACGAGTCATTGCGGGCGGAAGCTCACGAGCGTCATACGAGCATGAACAAGCTCTGTATCTCGAAGCTGTTGCAGATGGTCGACGGCGAATTGGTTCCGGCAGACGCCTAGTAGGCGCGGAGACCGGCAGGCGGGTGGCGCCTACGTGCCCGCCCGCGGCGGATACGCATTGGGTGGCGAGCACAAACAGAAAAAATGGGTTCGGAGTGGACTTGTAAGCCGGGTTCTGTCCCCGTCGTGTCCCGTGAGGGGCACGACGGGAGATGGTCATTTCTCTAGGGAGCCGATTGCTCGACTCCTCAAGCAGCCTACCCGGAAGTCGATGACGGCCCAGACGGTCCGTGGCGTTACCCGCCGGCTTTCGCCGACGGCAGCGCCTGCTCCCTGTTTGGCCTTGCACCCGATGGGGTTTGCCTAGCCAGGCCGGTCGCCCGACCTGCTGGTGAGCTCTTACCTCACCGTTTCACCCTTACCTCGTGCGGGACGAGCCCTCGCGAGGCGGTTTACTTTCTGTTGCACTTTCCCTGGCCTCGCGGCCGGTGGGTGTTACCCATCATCGTGTCCGATCGGTGCCCGGACTTTCCTCTCGCCGAACCAGTCGTGAGGCCTTGCGGCGCTGCGCGCATGGTTCGACCAGCGGCCATCGGGTCCACTCCGAACCCAGCAGCTACGATAGTCGACATGGAAGGTCACGTGAACGGCTCTCGGCAAATCGGCCGTCTGCCGCACTGGCTTCGGGCGTCGTCCAGTGGCGACCTTGCCAGGAATCGCGCCGCGCGAGTTCGGCGTCGATAGCACGTTTGAGTGCCGGTTTGTCCAGACACCAGGTCGGAGCGGTCAGGTACTCGGGAGGAGCCTCGCCACTGATGCGCTCGACGATGCACGTCGGCGGGAGCAATTCCAAGAAGTCGACAAGCGTCGTGACGTATTCCTCTCGCTCCAGTAGTCGCACTTCGCCGCTGGCAACCCAGTCGGCCAGCGGGGTATTCCGGACGGCATATAGGTTGTGGATTTTCACGGCGTTGAACCCTAGCCGGCCCACTTCCCTGGCGCTGGCCATCATGTCGGCGTGCGATTCGCCGGGGAGTCCCAACATGATATGGGCGCAGATCTCGAAACCGCGTCCGTGGCACCGCGCGATGGCATCTACCAGGGCGCCGTGATGATGGCCGCGATTCATCCAGTCCAGCGAGCGATCGTGCATCGTTTGCATTCCCAGCTCGACGGATAGGTACATCCGACCGCCGATCTCGCTGAGTAATTCCAGTACGTCCTCGGGGACGCAGTCAGGTCGCGTGCCGATGGCCAGGCCAACTACCTGTGGATGTTCCAGAGCCTCTTCGTAGACGGCGCGCAGACGGTCGACCGGGGCATAGGTATTAGTTGCGGGCTGAAAGTACGCCAGGAAGTGGTTCACGTCGTAGCGCCACTTCAACCGGCGGATCCCGTCGTCGAGTTGGGCCCGAATGGCGCCGCGCGGAACGCGACGGCTGGGGCTGAAGCTGCGATTGTCGCAAAAGACGCAGCCGCCGGTGGTCACCGTCCCGTCCACGTTGGGACAGGTGAAGCCCGCGTTCAGGCTCACCTTTTGCACGCGGTGGCCGAACTTATGGCGGAAGAAGTGGTTCAGGGCGAAGTATCGTAGCCCAGCGGTACGCCAGGCAGGCGTTTCGACATCATCCATAGGCAGCCATTATTGACGCATTGGGAGGGGCTGCCTAGACTCAAACCAAGACGCGGTAAGTGTTATCGCATCATGTTCTCCCGTCAGGCAAATTCGACATGTACGGTGAACTGGTCCCAGTCGGCGGAGGCGACACGATTCCTCTGCTGAAGAAGACCCTGTTGGTGGGCCGACGCGAAAGTTGCGATATCGTGTTGCGCTTTCCCAATGTGTCCGCTCATCACTGTCAGTTGCAGGTCGATGCCGGTTATTGGTACATCCACGACCAGCAGAGCCGCAACGGTGTGAAGGTCAACGGCACGCGCGTTACCGAGAAGCGGGTCGACCCAGGCGACATCCTCAGCATTGCCACGCATCGTTACACCGTGCAGTACTCGCCGATGGACCTCGGGGCCGTCGGTCCGCCCCCCACTCCGG includes:
- a CDS encoding toxin-antitoxin system HicB family antitoxin yields the protein MMTKEQEVLRVADEMFQQSPDWVTFFREILGLEGVCRRAFPAPELMSRFEQAPEYAEIQQRLAKLRARGDFFANSREPTRVITVRLPKSLHESLRAEAHERHTSMNKLCISKLLQMVDGELVPADA
- a CDS encoding TIGR01212 family radical SAM protein (This family includes YhcC from E. coli K-12, an uncharacterized radical SAM protein.) — protein: MDDVETPAWRTAGLRYFALNHFFRHKFGHRVQKVSLNAGFTCPNVDGTVTTGGCVFCDNRSFSPSRRVPRGAIRAQLDDGIRRLKWRYDVNHFLAYFQPATNTYAPVDRLRAVYEEALEHPQVVGLAIGTRPDCVPEDVLELLSEIGGRMYLSVELGMQTMHDRSLDWMNRGHHHGALVDAIARCHGRGFEICAHIMLGLPGESHADMMASAREVGRLGFNAVKIHNLYAVRNTPLADWVASGEVRLLEREEYVTTLVDFLELLPPTCIVERISGEAPPEYLTAPTWCLDKPALKRAIDAELARRDSWQGRHWTTPEASAADGRFAESRSRDLPCRLS
- a CDS encoding FHA domain-containing protein gives rise to the protein MYGELVPVGGGDTIPLLKKTLLVGRRESCDIVLRFPNVSAHHCQLQVDAGYWYIHDQQSRNGVKVNGTRVTEKRVDPGDILSIATHRYTVQYSPMDLGAVGPPPTPGTPQSEIFSKSLLERAGLKKNDGATDNRRFDVLNNEAGQIKDSNKPV